A portion of the Streptomyces erythrochromogenes genome contains these proteins:
- a CDS encoding sensor histidine kinase, producing MRRSNASPADEPARGNFTPPPRAATSPADVPVEPPVKSGSTSRFSPRNWRVPTRLNAILLVPALVGLVMGGFQVKGSVDTWNEAKDAEQIARVVQAASEYSQALLNERDLTAEPLLNGLTKDDKVTKAYAATTAAKEKFDKAVQDLPENQGMERRLELFRTEEPKLTDVRQTAYQAGIESPKKNPPSSFGPIPTEEGYVTVQHYLMQFANELGLGTGNVTSYGRMVYAIQLAKAANSLQRSVGTHLLVRPSNDENTRKAQLVAFSSYAYLEEIAIGEYVAAGTEEDVTRLKTVMAKKSEEGAAKLAEAKAAAEQAGTPFKAPPVSPINKSILTGMTEAIASGDPKKKVIEGGTTPAAWQFAATSKFDGYDEVEKELLEKAVNDAVAVSDDARADAITNGAIVVVALLAAFILAGMMARQMGRAMSRLRTAAFDIAEQRLPSLVDQLSRTDPGKVDTRVHPIPIDSQDEIGEVARAFDQVHREAVRLAAEQALLRGNVNAIFTNLSMRNQSLIEGQLTLITDLENNEADPDQLENLFRLDHLATRMRRNGENLLILAGEEPGRRWDQPVPLVDVLRAASSEVEQYERIELSGVSEAEIHGQAVTDLVHLLAELLENATTFSSPQTKVRVNATRLPDGRVMVEIHDKGIGLTAEDFADINHKLANPPTVDAAISQRMGLFVVGRLADRHSIRVQLRPSGEAAGTTSLIMLPDAITHGGGGEGIPDDDFTVSQIIPEQKTQLAAPMRTAAELGFDDSRYEQAGEGHGLDPVGRSLGREERRAALEAQVGFPQEQQGYAEQGGQDYPEPQPEHGYQPYQGYEQQSEQGYEPAYDGQGAQQGYEAYPQQDYAYTEDGYPDQQSSTQSYDGGYEAQSGQAEWPEQNTYPAAYQQDYGTESESQAVPEPAAERVGFDRPGAAADTGHEMTGAGLPRRGSQQQWGPAQQEAESSGSLFEQRPQRQRQAAAAEQEQDGGTAWRSGNDERWQQAAKLREPKAGGVTPSGLPRRVPKANLVEGAAETTPQGGPQVSRAPEDVRGRLSNLRRGVQQGRSAGTEQSSNSYDQER from the coding sequence GTGAGGCGAAGCAACGCAAGCCCCGCGGATGAACCCGCGCGCGGCAACTTCACCCCGCCGCCGCGAGCGGCCACGTCGCCCGCCGACGTGCCCGTGGAACCGCCTGTGAAGAGCGGGAGCACCAGCAGGTTCTCTCCCCGCAACTGGCGCGTGCCGACCCGCCTGAACGCCATCCTGCTCGTGCCGGCCCTCGTGGGCCTGGTCATGGGCGGGTTCCAGGTGAAGGGCTCCGTCGACACGTGGAACGAGGCCAAGGACGCCGAGCAGATAGCCCGGGTCGTCCAGGCCGCCTCGGAATACAGCCAGGCACTGCTCAACGAGCGTGACCTGACCGCCGAGCCGCTCCTGAACGGCCTGACCAAGGACGACAAGGTCACCAAGGCCTACGCGGCGACCACCGCGGCCAAGGAGAAGTTCGACAAGGCCGTCCAGGACCTGCCCGAGAACCAGGGCATGGAACGGCGCCTGGAGCTCTTCCGCACGGAGGAGCCCAAGCTGACGGACGTCCGTCAGACGGCCTACCAGGCCGGGATCGAGAGCCCCAAGAAGAACCCGCCTTCTTCGTTCGGCCCCATCCCGACCGAAGAGGGCTACGTCACCGTCCAGCACTACCTGATGCAGTTCGCCAACGAGCTCGGTCTCGGCACCGGCAACGTGACCTCGTACGGCCGCATGGTCTACGCGATCCAGCTGGCCAAGGCGGCGAACTCGCTCCAGCGCTCCGTCGGCACGCACCTGCTGGTGCGCCCGAGCAACGACGAGAACACCCGCAAGGCCCAGCTCGTCGCCTTCTCCTCCTACGCCTACCTCGAGGAAATCGCCATCGGCGAGTACGTCGCGGCGGGTACCGAGGAGGACGTGACCAGGCTGAAGACGGTCATGGCGAAGAAGTCCGAAGAGGGCGCCGCCAAGCTCGCCGAGGCGAAGGCCGCCGCCGAGCAGGCCGGCACCCCCTTCAAGGCCCCGCCCGTCTCGCCGATCAACAAGTCGATCCTCACCGGCATGACCGAGGCGATCGCCAGCGGCGATCCCAAGAAGAAGGTCATCGAAGGCGGCACCACGCCGGCGGCGTGGCAGTTCGCCGCCACGTCCAAGTTCGACGGCTACGACGAGGTCGAGAAGGAACTCCTCGAGAAGGCCGTCAACGACGCCGTCGCGGTCTCGGACGACGCCCGCGCCGACGCCATCACCAACGGCGCCATCGTGGTCGTGGCCCTGCTCGCCGCGTTCATCCTGGCCGGCATGATGGCCCGCCAGATGGGCCGCGCGATGAGCCGCCTGCGCACCGCCGCCTTCGACATCGCCGAGCAGCGCCTGCCGTCGCTCGTCGACCAGCTCTCGCGCACCGATCCGGGCAAGGTCGACACCCGTGTCCACCCGATCCCGATCGACTCCCAGGACGAGATCGGCGAGGTCGCCCGCGCCTTCGACCAGGTCCACCGCGAAGCGGTCCGGCTCGCCGCCGAGCAGGCGCTCCTGCGAGGGAACGTCAACGCGATCTTCACGAACCTCTCCATGCGCAACCAGTCGCTGATCGAGGGCCAGCTGACCCTCATCACCGACCTGGAGAACAACGAGGCCGACCCGGACCAGCTGGAGAACCTCTTCCGCCTGGACCACCTGGCCACCCGTATGCGCCGCAACGGCGAGAACCTCCTCATCCTCGCGGGTGAGGAGCCGGGCCGCCGCTGGGACCAGCCGGTGCCCCTCGTGGACGTGCTCCGCGCCGCCTCCTCCGAGGTGGAGCAGTACGAGCGCATCGAGCTCTCCGGTGTCTCCGAGGCCGAGATCCACGGCCAGGCCGTGACCGACCTCGTGCACCTGCTGGCCGAGCTGCTGGAGAACGCCACCACGTTCTCCTCCCCGCAGACCAAGGTCCGCGTCAACGCCACGCGTCTGCCCGACGGCCGCGTGATGGTGGAGATCCACGACAAGGGCATCGGCCTCACCGCCGAGGACTTCGCGGACATCAACCACAAGCTCGCCAACCCGCCGACCGTGGACGCCGCGATCTCGCAGCGCATGGGTCTGTTCGTGGTCGGCCGGCTGGCGGACCGCCACAGCATCCGCGTCCAGCTGCGCCCCTCGGGCGAGGCTGCGGGCACCACCTCGCTGATCATGCTTCCCGACGCCATCACGCACGGTGGCGGTGGCGAGGGCATCCCGGACGACGACTTCACGGTCTCGCAGATCATTCCGGAGCAGAAGACCCAGCTGGCCGCCCCGATGCGCACGGCCGCGGAGCTCGGCTTCGACGACTCGCGCTACGAGCAGGCCGGCGAGGGGCACGGGCTCGACCCGGTCGGGCGTTCGCTCGGCCGCGAGGAGCGGCGTGCCGCGCTGGAGGCCCAGGTCGGCTTCCCGCAGGAGCAGCAGGGCTACGCCGAGCAGGGCGGCCAGGACTATCCGGAACCTCAGCCGGAGCACGGGTACCAGCCGTACCAGGGCTACGAGCAGCAGTCCGAGCAGGGTTACGAACCCGCGTACGACGGACAGGGCGCGCAGCAGGGGTACGAGGCGTACCCGCAGCAGGACTACGCCTATACGGAAGACGGCTACCCGGACCAGCAGTCGAGCACGCAGAGCTACGACGGAGGCTACGAAGCCCAGTCGGGGCAGGCCGAGTGGCCCGAACAGAACACGTATCCGGCTGCCTACCAGCAGGATTACGGGACTGAATCGGAATCCCAGGCCGTCCCCGAACCGGCCGCGGAGCGCGTAGGCTTCGACCGTCCGGGTGCCGCTGCCGACACCGGTCACGAAATGACCGGAGCGGGCCTGCCGCGACGCGGCAGCCAGCAGCAGTGGGGGCCGGCGCAGCAGGAAGCGGAGTCCTCCGGGTCCCTCTTCGAGCAGCGGCCGCAGCGTCAGCGGCAGGCCGCGGCGGCGGAGCAGGAGCAGGACGGTGGCACGGCGTGGCGCTCGGGTAACGACGAGCGCTGGCAGCAGGCCGCCAAACTCCGTGAGCCGAAGGCGGGCGGGGTCACCCCGTCCGGTCTCCCTCGGCGCGTGCCCAAGGCCAACCTGGTCGAGGGCGCAGCGGAGACGACCCCGCAGGGCGGCCCCCAGGTCTCCCGCGCTCCGGAGGACGTCCGCGGCAGGTTGAGCAACCTGCGGCGAGGTGTCCAGCAGGGACGCAGCGCGGGTACTGAGCAGTCAAGTAACAGCTATGACCAGGAGCGTTAG
- a CDS encoding roadblock/LC7 domain-containing protein: MSQAAQNLNWLITNFVDNTPGVSHTVVVSADGLLLAMSDGFPRDRADQLAAVASGLTSLTAGASRIFEGGAVNQTVVEMDRGFLFLMSVSDGSSLAVLAHPECDIGLVGYEMALLVDRAGSVLTPDLRAELQGSLLN, from the coding sequence ATGAGCCAGGCGGCACAGAACCTGAACTGGTTGATCACCAATTTCGTGGACAACACCCCCGGGGTGTCGCACACGGTGGTGGTCTCCGCCGACGGCCTTCTTCTGGCGATGTCCGACGGATTTCCGCGCGACCGCGCCGATCAGCTGGCGGCCGTGGCCTCCGGACTGACCTCGCTGACCGCCGGTGCCTCCCGCATCTTCGAGGGTGGCGCCGTCAACCAGACCGTGGTCGAGATGGACCGGGGATTCCTGTTCCTGATGTCCGTCTCGGACGGATCGTCCCTCGCGGTGCTGGCGCACCCGGAGTGCGACATCGGCCTCGTGGGCTACGAGATGGCTCTTCTGGTGGATCGTGCGGGCAGTGTCCTGACCCCGGACCTGCGCGCCGAACTGCAGGGAAGCCTTCTCAACTAG
- a CDS encoding DUF742 domain-containing protein, translating to MTTPGGHPYGGAQQPQGGHDQNRFNFPSAPSRPVPEQSHYQQYGQPQQPQMPPQAPPRAARQPAPKAHNPLVRPYAMTGGRTRPRYQLAIEALVSTTADPARLQGQLPEHQRICRLCQEIKSVAEISALLSIPLGVARILVADLAEAGLVAIHQPGGDESAGGQPDVTLLERVLSGLRKL from the coding sequence GTGACAACACCCGGAGGACATCCTTATGGCGGCGCGCAGCAGCCGCAGGGTGGGCACGACCAGAACCGCTTCAACTTCCCCTCCGCACCGAGCCGGCCCGTGCCGGAGCAGAGCCACTACCAGCAGTACGGACAGCCCCAGCAGCCCCAGATGCCCCCGCAGGCGCCTCCGCGCGCCGCGCGGCAGCCGGCCCCGAAGGCCCACAACCCGCTGGTGCGCCCGTACGCGATGACCGGCGGCCGTACTCGGCCGCGCTACCAGCTCGCCATCGAGGCGCTGGTCAGTACCACGGCGGATCCCGCGCGTCTGCAAGGGCAGTTGCCCGAGCACCAGCGCATCTGCCGCCTGTGCCAGGAGATCAAATCCGTCGCGGAGATCTCGGCACTTCTCTCCATTCCTCTTGGTGTCGCCCGCATCCTCGTAGCCGACCTGGCGGAGGCGGGCCTTGTCGCCATTCACCAGCCCGGCGGCGACGAGTCTGCCGGTGGCCAGCCAGACGTGACACTGCTCGAAAGGGTGCTCAGTGGACTTCGCAAGCTCTAA
- a CDS encoding GTP-binding protein, producing the protein MDFASSNGGAAPRSTTSAKIVVAGGFGVGKTTFVGAVSEINPLRTEAVMTSASAGIDDLTHTGDKTTTTVAMDFGRITLDQDLILYLFGTPGQDRFWFMWDDLVRGAIGAVVLVDTRRLADCFPAVDYFENSGLPFVIALNGFDGHQPYTPEEVREALQIGPDAPIITTDARHRADAKSALITLVEHALMARLR; encoded by the coding sequence GTGGACTTCGCAAGCTCTAACGGCGGAGCGGCTCCCCGCTCCACCACCTCCGCGAAGATCGTGGTGGCGGGCGGCTTCGGCGTGGGCAAGACCACGTTCGTCGGAGCCGTGTCCGAGATCAACCCGCTGCGCACCGAAGCCGTCATGACGTCCGCGAGCGCGGGCATCGACGACCTCACCCACACCGGTGACAAGACGACCACCACGGTCGCCATGGACTTCGGCCGCATCACGCTCGACCAGGACCTGATCCTGTACCTGTTCGGCACCCCCGGCCAGGACCGCTTCTGGTTCATGTGGGACGACCTGGTCCGCGGCGCCATCGGCGCCGTCGTGCTCGTCGACACGCGCCGTCTCGCCGACTGCTTCCCCGCGGTCGACTACTTCGAGAACAGCGGCCTGCCCTTCGTCATCGCCCTCAACGGCTTCGACGGGCACCAGCCCTACACGCCGGAGGAAGTCCGCGAGGCCCTGCAGATCGGCCCGGACGCCCCCATCATCACCACGGACGCCCGCCACCGCGCGGACGCCAAGAGCGCGCTCATCACGCTCGTCGAGCACGCCCTCATGGCGCGCCTGCGGTAG
- a CDS encoding acyl-CoA carboxylase subunit epsilon translates to MTNASDTLLRVEKGNAAPEELAAITAILLARAAATPEETAVRLPRQAGWRRLERTPGFRAPHSWQG, encoded by the coding sequence ATGACCAACGCCTCTGACACCCTGCTCCGCGTCGAGAAGGGCAACGCCGCACCCGAGGAGCTGGCCGCGATCACCGCGATCCTGCTCGCCCGCGCCGCCGCCACTCCCGAGGAGACCGCGGTCCGCCTGCCGCGCCAGGCCGGCTGGCGCCGCCTGGAGCGCACCCCGGGCTTCCGCGCCCCGCACAGCTGGCAGGGCTGA
- a CDS encoding acyl-CoA carboxylase subunit beta, with product MTVVDQIPSEPTDARGRVAELHSLREQARRGPSDRATEAQHAKGKLTARERIALLLDEGSFKEVEQLRRHRATGFGLENKKPYTDGVITGWGTVEGRTVFVYAHDFRIFGGALGEAHATKIHKIMDMAIAAGAPLVSLNDGAGARIQEGVSALAGYGGIFQRNTKASGVIPQISVMLGPCAGGAAYSPALTDFVFMVRDTSQMFITGPDVVRAVTGEEITQNGLGGADVHAETSGVAHFAYDDEETCISEVRYLISMLPSNNRENPPVHETSDPADRRSEVLLDLVPADGNRPYDMHKVIEELVDDGDVLEIHERWARNIICALARMDGQVVGIVANQPAHLAGVLDIEASEKSARFVQMCDAFNIPIITLLDVPGFLPGVDQEHGGIIRHGAKLLYAYCNATVPRISLILRKAYGGAYIVMDSQSIGADITYAWPTNEIAVMGAEGAANVIFRKQIADAEDPEAMRTRMVKEYKSELMHPYYAAERGLVDDVIDPAETREVLVSALSMLRNKHADLPSRKHGNPPQ from the coding sequence ATGACCGTTGTGGACCAGATCCCGAGCGAGCCGACGGACGCCCGTGGGCGCGTGGCCGAGCTGCACTCCCTGCGCGAGCAGGCGCGGCGTGGACCGAGTGACCGTGCGACCGAGGCCCAGCACGCGAAGGGCAAGCTGACGGCGCGCGAGCGCATCGCACTGCTCCTCGACGAGGGTTCCTTCAAGGAGGTCGAGCAGCTGCGCCGCCACCGCGCGACCGGCTTCGGCCTCGAGAACAAGAAGCCGTACACCGACGGTGTCATCACCGGCTGGGGCACGGTCGAGGGCCGCACGGTCTTCGTCTACGCGCACGACTTCCGGATCTTCGGCGGCGCCCTGGGCGAGGCCCACGCCACCAAGATCCACAAGATCATGGACATGGCCATCGCGGCCGGTGCCCCGCTGGTCTCCCTCAACGACGGCGCCGGCGCCCGTATCCAGGAGGGCGTCTCCGCCCTCGCCGGCTACGGCGGCATCTTCCAGCGCAACACCAAGGCCTCGGGTGTCATCCCGCAGATCTCGGTGATGCTCGGCCCGTGCGCCGGCGGAGCCGCGTACTCCCCGGCCCTCACGGACTTCGTCTTCATGGTCCGTGACACCTCGCAGATGTTCATCACCGGCCCGGACGTGGTCCGCGCGGTGACCGGCGAGGAGATCACCCAGAACGGCCTCGGCGGCGCCGACGTGCACGCCGAGACCTCGGGCGTCGCGCACTTCGCGTACGACGACGAGGAGACCTGCATCTCCGAGGTCCGCTACCTCATCTCGATGCTCCCCTCGAACAACCGCGAGAACCCGCCCGTCCACGAGACGAGCGACCCGGCGGACCGCCGCAGCGAGGTCCTCCTGGACCTGGTGCCCGCGGACGGCAACCGCCCGTACGACATGCACAAGGTCATCGAGGAGCTCGTCGACGACGGCGACGTCCTGGAGATCCACGAGCGCTGGGCCCGCAACATCATCTGCGCCCTGGCGCGCATGGACGGCCAGGTCGTCGGCATCGTCGCCAACCAGCCCGCCCACCTCGCCGGAGTCCTCGACATCGAGGCCTCCGAGAAGTCCGCGCGCTTCGTCCAGATGTGCGACGCCTTCAACATCCCGATCATCACGCTGCTGGACGTCCCCGGCTTCCTGCCGGGCGTCGACCAGGAGCACGGCGGCATCATCCGCCACGGCGCCAAGCTGCTGTACGCGTACTGCAACGCCACCGTCCCGCGGATCTCGCTGATCCTGCGCAAGGCCTACGGCGGCGCGTACATCGTCATGGACTCCCAGTCCATCGGCGCCGACATCACCTACGCCTGGCCCACCAACGAGATCGCCGTGATGGGCGCCGAGGGCGCGGCCAACGTCATCTTCCGCAAGCAGATCGCGGACGCCGAGGACCCCGAGGCCATGCGCACGCGCATGGTCAAGGAGTACAAGTCCGAGCTGATGCACCCGTACTACGCGGCCGAGCGCGGCCTCGTCGACGACGTCATCGACCCCGCCGAGACCCGCGAGGTGCTCGTCAGCGCCCTCTCGATGCTCCGCAACAAGCACGCCGATCTGCCGTCCCGCAAGCACGGCAACCCGCCGCAGTAA
- a CDS encoding YceI family protein, with protein sequence MGLFNRRTPENTAAVATLEVDPALAALTGDYVIDPAHSSIGFTVRHAMVTNVRGSFADHEGTLHLDGSDPSRSTASIDVKIASVDTGIADRDGHLRSGDFFDAETFPLMTFRSTEAAFLGGDTYRITGDLTIKDVTRPLSIDLEFNGSATDPYGNQRVGFEGSTDILRSDWGLTWNAALETGGVVVSDKVKLTFDISAIKQA encoded by the coding sequence ATGGGTCTCTTCAACCGCCGCACCCCGGAGAACACCGCCGCCGTCGCCACCCTGGAAGTGGACCCGGCGCTGGCCGCCCTCACCGGCGACTACGTCATCGACCCGGCCCACAGCAGCATCGGCTTCACCGTCCGCCACGCGATGGTGACCAACGTCCGCGGCTCCTTCGCCGACCACGAGGGCACCCTGCACCTGGACGGTTCCGACCCCTCCCGCTCCACGGCCTCCATCGACGTCAAGATCGCCTCCGTGGACACCGGCATCGCCGACCGCGACGGCCACCTGCGCAGCGGCGACTTCTTCGACGCCGAGACCTTCCCGCTGATGACCTTCCGCTCCACCGAGGCCGCGTTCCTCGGCGGGGACACCTACCGGATCACCGGCGACCTCACCATCAAGGACGTCACCCGGCCGCTCTCCATCGACCTGGAGTTCAACGGTTCCGCCACCGACCCGTACGGCAACCAGCGCGTCGGGTTCGAGGGCAGCACGGACATCCTGCGCTCGGACTGGGGCCTGACCTGGAACGCGGCGCTGGAGACCGGCGGCGTCGTGGTCAGCGACAAGGTGAAGCTGACCTTCGACATCTCCGCCATCAAGCAGGCCTGA
- the cimA gene encoding citramalate synthase: MTTTPEAATALAGGLDDSFHVFDTTLRDGAQREGINLTVADKLTIARHLDDFGVGFIEGGWPGANPRDTEFFARARAEIDFKNAKLVAFGATRRAGGSADQDPQVRALLESGAPVITLVAKSHDRHVELALRTTLDENLEMVRDTVSHLVAKGRRVFVDCEHFFDGYRANAEYAKAVVRTAHEAGADVVILCDTNGGMLPAQVSATVATVLADTGARLGIHAQDDTGCAVANTLAAVDAGATHVQCTANGYGERVGNANLFPVVAALEIKYGRKVLPEGALAEMTRISHAIAEVVNLTPSTHQPYVGVSAFAHKAGLHASAIKVDPDLYQHIDPERVGNTMRMLVSDMAGRASIELKGKELGVELGGDRALISRVVERVKERELQGYTYEAADASFELLLRAEAEGRARKYFRIESWRAIVEDRPDGTHANEATVKLWAKGERIVATAEGNGPVNALDRALRVALERFYPQLAKFELVDYKVRILEGTHGTESTTRVLVATTDGVREWSTVGVAPNVIAASWQALEDAFTYGLLHAGVEPAE; encoded by the coding sequence ATGACGACGACACCAGAGGCGGCAACTGCGCTCGCCGGGGGCCTGGACGACAGCTTCCACGTCTTCGACACCACCCTGCGCGACGGCGCCCAGCGTGAGGGCATCAACCTCACGGTCGCCGACAAGCTGACGATCGCCCGCCATCTGGACGACTTCGGAGTGGGCTTCATCGAGGGCGGCTGGCCCGGCGCCAACCCCCGCGACACCGAGTTCTTCGCCCGCGCCCGCGCGGAGATCGACTTCAAGAACGCCAAGCTGGTCGCCTTCGGCGCCACCCGCCGGGCCGGCGGCTCGGCCGATCAGGACCCGCAGGTGCGGGCCCTGCTGGAGTCCGGCGCCCCCGTGATCACGCTCGTCGCCAAGTCCCACGACCGCCACGTCGAGCTCGCCCTGCGCACCACCCTGGACGAGAACCTGGAGATGGTCCGGGACACCGTCTCCCACCTGGTGGCCAAGGGCCGCCGGGTCTTCGTCGACTGCGAGCACTTCTTCGACGGCTACCGGGCCAACGCCGAGTACGCGAAGGCCGTCGTGCGCACCGCGCACGAGGCCGGCGCCGACGTCGTCATCCTCTGCGACACCAACGGGGGCATGCTGCCCGCCCAGGTCTCGGCGACCGTCGCCACCGTCCTCGCCGACACCGGCGCCCGCCTCGGCATCCACGCCCAGGACGACACCGGCTGCGCCGTCGCCAACACCCTGGCCGCCGTCGACGCCGGCGCCACCCACGTCCAGTGCACCGCGAACGGCTACGGCGAGCGCGTCGGCAACGCCAACCTGTTCCCCGTCGTCGCCGCGCTGGAGATCAAGTACGGGCGCAAGGTGCTGCCCGAGGGCGCGCTCGCCGAGATGACCCGGATCTCGCACGCCATCGCCGAGGTCGTCAACCTCACGCCCTCCACCCACCAGCCCTACGTCGGCGTCTCCGCCTTCGCGCACAAGGCGGGCCTGCACGCCTCGGCGATCAAGGTCGACCCGGACCTCTACCAGCACATCGACCCCGAGCGGGTCGGCAACACCATGCGGATGCTGGTCTCCGACATGGCCGGCCGCGCCTCCATCGAACTCAAGGGCAAGGAGCTCGGCGTCGAGCTCGGCGGGGACCGCGCGCTGATCTCCCGCGTCGTGGAGCGGGTCAAGGAGCGCGAGCTCCAGGGCTACACCTACGAGGCGGCCGACGCCTCCTTCGAGCTGCTGCTGCGGGCCGAGGCCGAGGGGCGGGCCCGCAAGTACTTCCGCATCGAGTCCTGGCGGGCGATCGTCGAGGACCGCCCGGACGGCACCCACGCCAACGAGGCCACGGTCAAGCTGTGGGCCAAGGGCGAGCGGATCGTCGCGACGGCCGAGGGCAACGGCCCGGTCAACGCGCTGGACCGGGCCCTGCGGGTGGCGCTGGAGCGGTTCTACCCGCAGCTCGCCAAGTTCGAGCTGGTCGACTACAAGGTCCGCATCCTGGAGGGCACGCACGGCACGGAGTCCACGACGCGCGTGCTCGTCGCCACGACGGACGGGGTCCGCGAGTGGTCGACGGTAGGCGTCGCCCCGAACGTGATCGCCGCCTCCTGGCAGGCCCTGGAGGACGCCTTCACCTACGGCCTCCTGCACGCGGGCGTCGAGCCGGCCGAGTAA
- a CDS encoding TetR/AcrR family transcriptional regulator: MAAGGVPVRAARKNAPPREDVLVAAMATIAERGLEGLTMAGLGREVGMSSGHLLYYFRSKDELLLQTLEWSEAELGSARRALLARRGPVTERLQAYVDLYVPTQARDPHWTLWLEVWNRSQNAGPQERDRQAAIEGAWHRDLVALLAEGISRGEFRPVDAERVATRIRALLDGFSIQLAVGLPTLDRTDILAHVREFLTDTLSPNGD, encoded by the coding sequence ATGGCGGCGGGCGGAGTACCGGTACGTGCGGCGCGCAAGAACGCGCCCCCGCGCGAGGACGTACTCGTCGCCGCCATGGCCACGATCGCCGAGCGCGGGCTGGAGGGCCTGACCATGGCCGGTCTGGGCCGCGAGGTCGGCATGAGCAGCGGCCACCTCCTCTACTACTTCCGCAGCAAGGACGAGCTCCTGCTCCAGACCCTGGAGTGGAGCGAGGCCGAACTGGGCAGCGCGCGGCGGGCCCTGCTCGCCCGCCGCGGTCCGGTGACCGAGCGCCTGCAGGCGTACGTGGACCTGTACGTGCCCACGCAGGCCCGCGACCCGCACTGGACGCTGTGGCTGGAGGTGTGGAACCGCTCCCAGAACGCCGGCCCCCAGGAACGCGACCGCCAGGCGGCCATCGAGGGCGCCTGGCACCGCGACCTGGTGGCGCTGCTCGCCGAGGGCATCTCGCGCGGGGAGTTCCGCCCGGTGGACGCCGAGCGCGTGGCCACCCGCATCCGGGCCCTGCTCGACGGCTTCAGCATCCAGCTGGCGGTGGGCCTGCCGACCCTCGACCGGACCGACATCCTGGCCCACGTGCGCGAGTTCCTCACCGACACCCTCAGCCCCAACGGCGACTGA
- a CDS encoding agmatine deiminase family protein encodes MTAKPVHNGFRMPAEWTPHERTWMAWPSPNPTFTNEQELAEARGAWGAVARAVRAYEPVTLVVSPGDAENARAIAGAGDGHPLDVVERELDDAWMRDIGPTFVTNDAGELAAVDWTFNGWGAQEWARWDHDSKIARQVSDVLGTRTFSTPLVNEGGAIHVDGEGTVLLTDTVQLGKGRNPDWTREQVETEIHAHLGTTKAIWLPYGLAGDYGTYGTQGHVDIVAAFARPGVVMVHTQPDPSHPDHERCKTIAAILRASTDARGRQLEVVEVPAPTVLEEDGEWVDYSYINHYLCNDGVVLCSFDDPRDEEAAEIFRGLFPERTVTLVDARTIFAGGGGIHCITQQQPKV; translated from the coding sequence ATGACCGCCAAGCCCGTGCACAACGGATTCCGGATGCCCGCCGAGTGGACGCCCCACGAGCGCACCTGGATGGCCTGGCCCAGCCCGAACCCGACCTTCACCAACGAGCAGGAGCTCGCCGAGGCCCGCGGGGCCTGGGGAGCCGTCGCCCGCGCGGTCCGCGCGTACGAGCCGGTGACCCTCGTCGTCTCCCCGGGCGACGCCGAGAACGCCCGGGCGATCGCCGGCGCCGGTGACGGCCACCCGCTCGACGTGGTCGAGCGCGAGCTCGACGACGCCTGGATGCGCGACATCGGCCCGACCTTCGTCACGAACGACGCCGGCGAGCTGGCCGCCGTCGACTGGACCTTCAACGGCTGGGGCGCCCAGGAGTGGGCCCGCTGGGACCACGACTCGAAGATCGCCCGCCAGGTCTCGGACGTGCTCGGCACCCGCACGTTCAGCACCCCGCTCGTCAACGAGGGCGGCGCCATCCACGTCGACGGCGAGGGCACCGTGCTGCTCACCGACACCGTCCAGCTGGGCAAGGGCCGCAACCCCGACTGGACCCGGGAGCAGGTCGAGACCGAGATCCACGCCCACCTCGGCACCACCAAGGCGATCTGGCTGCCGTACGGCCTGGCAGGCGACTACGGGACCTACGGCACCCAGGGCCACGTCGACATCGTCGCGGCCTTCGCCCGTCCCGGCGTGGTCATGGTGCACACCCAGCCCGACCCCTCCCACCCGGACCACGAGCGCTGCAAGACCATCGCGGCGATCCTGCGCGCGTCCACCGACGCCCGGGGCCGGCAGCTGGAGGTCGTGGAGGTCCCGGCGCCGACCGTGCTGGAGGAGGACGGCGAGTGGGTGGACTACTCCTACATCAACCACTACCTGTGCAACGACGGCGTCGTGCTGTGCTCCTTCGACGACCCGCGCGACGAGGAGGCCGCCGAGATCTTCCGCGGCCTGTTCCCCGAACGGACCGTGACCCTCGTTGACGCACGTACGATTTTCGCCGGGGGTGGCGGTATCCACTGCATCACCCAGCAGCAGCCGAAGGTCTGA